The nucleotide window CAGGAATCAGAGCATTGGGGTTTTTGCGTATGATATCCTCCAGAATAAGGTGCAGCTTTTTGCCACACCAGTCGGCTGCAAATGTACCAGCATGTCCGTCAAAAATAGCAAAGTAACCATTGTCTGACTCAACCATGTCGGAGGAAACAGATTCCCGATCCTCGCCTTCAGGCTTGTCCTTTAAAGACACATCGTTTAAGGCTGGAGTCTGCAcaaaattataaagaaaagcatGAGTATCTTCCATAGTACGACGGCATTTCTTGTTCCTATCTTCCCAAACACCAACGCGGAACGTAGACTTGGGACCCGGCATGGATTCCCCGGCAGAGTTATTATGTTGACCCTGGGGGACTGCAAGAGCAGGATCCTGTTTGCCAAGCTTCTGGAGAGGTGTCTGGGAGCTTACTTCAGAGCCCCCACTGCGACTACTCTGGGAGAAGTTGAGCGAGTTTTTGGCAGAGGCCAGAAGACTGCTGGCCCGACTACTAACGCTGCTACTTCTGCGTTTCTTGTCGGTCGATCCACCGGTATCTTGTCGAGTAGGGGGGCTGCCATTTCCACTGCGCTTCTCACCGCTTGCAGCCTGATCAGTTGTCTTAATTGGAGCCGGAGCGCTGGGGCCTGGGCCAGGTTCGGGAGAAGGGGATTTATCGGATTTTGAATCGCTCTCGGATTTGTTGCCCGCTGAGTTGTTTGAACTGCCACCAAACATTCTATTCAGCAGACTTCCTCCAGTTGAGGAGAGACTGCGACGCTTGTTGCTCGCCAGCTTGTGTTAGGGACAAGAGAATACTAGGTGGCGTTGCGCAGAGAGGTGATGTCAGCactgttgatgctgttgaagGCTGAAGCTTGGTATCGGTTCTATCGTCGTCGGAGTAGGACTTTGCAGAATCGCTACACGCGAGCGTTGCGGGTAGCTGTGGAAGTATACCGTCGTAGTAAGGGTAGAGGGTGGGGTGCTGGTCGAGACCAGCTTGGCGTGTTTAATTCGTCGGCGCAAGACGGACCTGTAAGAGTTAGAGAGGATGTACCGAGAACATCATTCTATTTCGCCAAAGATGATAGATAAACAAGAACAGGAATAGAACAATGAGTGCGTGCAGGCGTAAGGAAAACGTTGATGATGTAGCTTAGCGCGCGGGCTGATAAGTATGACTTCTGTTGTCCCCTCGGTGATAGTTGTTGGAGATGACCACAGCTCACACCATTGGGACTATCAGATCGCGGGGACAGAACCATACTTAAACTCGATACAGCACCAATGAATCGTGCCGACCGTTGGGTCTAATGAGGTAGAGGCATGATGCTGAGCGCATCGTAATTCAAGAAACGTGACGTAGACGCCACAAGGGAAACGGCTGCGCTGGCGGGGAATAGGTAATCATAGATCTGATAATCCACGAGTCCAATAAACAGGATCATACTGCGGCTAGAGCTCAGAACAGAGGGAACACAGGCATCCACGTATCGAAGTAACTTGATAGTTCTTCCAATAAAGCAGTGCAGCACGTTGAGAGGAGTAGTAAATGAACGTACCTGGCGCTGAATGTGGAAAGACTATTGCAACACTGGAAAGTTGAACTTGAAAGTGTTCAGAGGACAGAGAGGGACGTCCTGCAAGGCAAGCGGATCAAGTTAAGGATTTAATACAACCCAGCGAGTCTACAGAAAGTCGTGTCGTAGTTGATGAAGAGTTGGCAAGGTTGCTCCAGGACGTTTCGTTCGTTAGATGAATTAGCTGGGCTAATAAAGTACTAGAACCAGAGGtgaatgaatggatggaGTGGAGGGCGCAGCTACCTGACGCACTGCAGCTGGTGTAACGGGGGCGAATTGGTGAGCGTCAGTGGGGGCGGGGGCTGCGCTTAAGCTGGAGGTGCCTCAAGATCTGATTGTGCGCTGTGTCTGACTGTTGGCCACTGACGTATCCACGGGCTAGTGACGTTTACTGGTTCACGACCGCGCTGTTTAGCGCTGTGCAGACAAATGGATCTTGGGCAAATTTGGGATTCTCGGCTTTGGGTTTCAATAGAAATGGATGTGTCGATCTTAGCAATGAATCAGCTCTAGCAAACGCATATTGACTGGACCCTGATTTTGCGTGTTAGTTATTGACACGTTTGATATGCGTTTCCAACAATAAGTCGGCTTGAGGGAAGCCATCCTCGCCCCCGAGACATCCGAAACTAGCATCTAAATAATCCCACAATCGCTCTGTCGTCAAGTCAGATGAAACTAACAGGCTCGGAATTAATTTATCCTAAGAACAAATCCGTTCTCATACGTCCAGCTTCTTTCCCCCAAAGCCGTTGCCGGCTGTACACGTGGAAGTCTGGGGCTGCCATCAAAGCCATACTCAGATAGGTTGCCCGTTTACGGATATTGGGAACTATACTGTTTTGTGTGACCCAGTAGGTTCTACTTTGCCCATTGTCCAAATCGAGGATGTTTACAGGGCGAGTATATCAACACAAAGTGAAGTAAACGCAAATCGACTGCCCAGTTGGTCAAGCGTTGTCCACGTTTTCAATAGACTGACAAGCAGCGAGTATTGTTTTCTATAAAGCACAAAACACCTGCAAAGCTGATGGTATGTAAGACAATTCTCCAGACACCAATGCACCGGAACAAACATAGTACCATGAAGCTCCCTTCCTTCTTCCTGTGGCCAAAGATCGATTATGACATCGGACATACGACCATCTTCTGTGGCCTGAAGGGTCCAAATATCGCGAGCGAACCCTCCTTCCCACTGTAATGGCGGTGGCCGTTGAAACAAAACTTCTAATGTTTCAAGGAAGCCCTGCCTGCTCGTCTATTTTCGCAAACTGTCCAGTCTTGCTTGAAGGTCGTCGTCAACAGGAtcaccgccgccgccgcctccgCCACCAACCGCCTGAGCGATCTTACCCTCAGGTACCGCTGCGGTTCCCAGGGCGGTAGGTGTTTCACCGAGCTGTGATTGTATTAGCAAGAATGTTGCATAGCAtcacctttataacttaccGCCTGGTTAAAGTCCACACCAATCTCTTCCAAGACTTGCTCTACCACCtcgtcgccttcttcttcgattCCCACGTCCATGGCATCATCAATGGCATCGTCCATCATCTCTTGTCGTTGGTCCATGATATCGTTTTCGCGTTCAAACTCCATGGCGATTCGTTGAAGCTGGGGAAGATTCATTGATTTATTCATGCTTCCCAATGCCATGGTAGCGCCCTTCATAGCCTGCATCATCTGCTCGTTCGTTCTGTATGTCTGTGTCGCATCCAGTTAGCCTCTGATCTACGCTCGTATCCAATATATGCAATTACCTGAAGGCGGAGCGAAATCTTTTGTAATTGACTGCGCATGCTGTAAAACTTCTCAACGTATCGCCTCGTACGGACCAAATCCTTGGCCTGAATCTTGCAAGCTCCCATCTGCCCATTCTTGGCGCTCGTTTTGATTTGTTGAATAAGGGtcttctcttgcttctccaGCTTAACGCGCATCTGATCAAGTTCACGGATGGCCTTGTCTAGCATGCGCTGGTTCTTGCGTAGACGCTCCGCCGGCGTCATGCGCTTTCCGAATGCCCATTCGAGGATCTATATCGTGAGTGAATTAGCCATCATGGGCGCGCCGCATTGTCGCACGACACCGCTGTTCTTACATTCATGATGTGCGGGGGTAGAGGTGGTTGAGGGATGAAAGAGGGTATATATGTCTTGGTAAAGAGAGGTCGGAGAGTCGTTATAGGGGAAGAGTCCTTGCGAATGGTAAATAAGTAGGCGGCAGAAATGCGCAAGGCAGCGAGAAAAAGATCAAGCCTTGATCCAGATGCGTGGTAAGAGTCGACGGCCTTGTCGCGCTACGGATGTCCCGACACTACGTAATCGGACTGAGCCAACCTTGAAAGGCCGCTTCCATTTGCTTGCACTTTGCACGAGACGATACGATACGGCACGATAAGAGCCCGCCTGGTCCAAGCGCCCAAAGTCTCCAGATTTCGCCAATCAAATCGGGAATCGGTACGTAGCAAAAATCATGCAGAAATGGGTCGTTGGACTGACTTGTCAATGATTCTTATTCGCCTCTCCAACCGACCGCCATAATTACATCGGCAACACGGTTCCAAGGATATTTTCTTCCCCTCGCTCCTCATCCAAAATATGCCGCTCGAACTGCTACGGACCGATTCAACATGAGCCAAGATTATTTCAGTGGTAACGGAAAGGGCAAGGCCCGACTGCACCAGGAGCCCGATTCTGATGGTGACAATGATCATGGCTATTCCGACGCGCCCACCAGCAACCACTCTTCTCCGCCACCCACAAACTCGTCCTCTTCTCGGGTCCAGTATATGACTGTCGGAAATGGTATGACATCTGAACATGCTGCCCGGCTTCAGAGCATGCTTGACGTCGACTCAGGCTACGGTGGAAGTATAGCTGGCGATGACCGTTCCATGAGTTCCGCCGCAGCATGGGATATGGCAATGCATCACGACCGACCTGCGTCGGGTGCTGTGCATCAGATGTGGTATAATGCCCATCGTGCTACCCTCGGTCGTTCCATCAACAAGGTGCTCGAACTGCTTCAAAATCTACAAGAAATGAACGCTTCCTGGCCCGCACATTATCCTTCCGTTCAACGAGCTCGCCGCGACTCCTCCGAATACTCCTCACGGCCCGCCTTTGCCCATGCCCACACGGGTATGGAAGGCAAAGGCTCGTCCTCTTTCCGAAACCCTGGTTTAAGACGTGCCATGACGACGTTCGAAGACGGTTCCGCCGAACCGAGTCGAGCCGCTGAGACTCGATCTACACCCGAGCCCCGACTTGTTTCACCACAAATTGCTCAAGAGTTCTCTATTTTGAAGCTCGACCTCAAGCTCGGTGCTCTTCACCAGACCGAGCTTGTGCATTCATTGGAAAAGAGCTCCATCGCATCGCTTCTCGACGGCAAAATTAGTTCCAGTATCAAACATCTACTAGCTCTCCGCGAACGAATCGAGGATACTGCAAGCAAGGTCCTTATCACAGGCGATCTCAATGCTGGCAAGTCAACTTTTTGCAATGCTTTGCTCCGTCGAAAGGTTCTTCCTGAGGATCAGCAGCCTTGCACTGCTATCTTTTGTGAGGTGCTGGATGCTAGGGAGAACTCTGGTGTGGAGGAGGTACATGCGGTGCATAAGAACGTGCCCTACGACCGAAACGATGAGTCGACCTACGATGTTTTCTCACTAAAGGAACTCGAGAACATTGTCATCGACAACGAGACTTACACTCAGTGCAAGATCTACGTCAAGGATAGCCGAAGCATTGACGAATCTCTCCTGAACAATGGCGTGGTGGATATTGCCTTGATCGACGCTCCCGGCCTGAATTCCGATACAACCAAAACGACTGCCATCTTTGCCCGACAGGAGGAGATCGATGTGGTCGTGTTCGTGGTTTCCGCCGCCAACCACTTTACCCAGTCTGCCAAAGAGTTTATttgggctgctgctgctgagaaggcctACATCTTCATTGTTGTGAACGGATTCGATGTGATCCGAGACAAAAAGCGATGTGAGAAGATGGTTCTTGACCAGGTTGCCGGTCTCAGTCCCCGAACCCACAAGGAGTCCTCCGAGCTTGTGCATTTCGTGTCCAGCAACGCCATCCCTGTCGGCCCCTCGCCTCCTGGCGGTCCTGGCGGCAGCGGTAGTTCAAGTGGAGGCAGTGGTGAtcctggtgatggtgatgacaaGGGTAAGGGTAAGGATCTTGACAAGGTGCGAGActttgaggctctggagcAATCGCTGCGAAGATTCGTGCTTGAGAAGCGTGCACGATCGAAGCTTGCACCTGCTCGAACATACCTGCTCAACATATTGAATGATGTCAACACCCTCGCAAATGTCAATCAGGAAGTTGCTCAATCGGAACTGGAGCGAGTGACCcaggagttgaaggagcTTGAACCTCAGTTGGAATCCAGTCGAAGGGCAAAGACCGAAGTAAGCGAGTCAGTTGATGCCAACGTTGAGGAAACATGCAAGGACGTCTACGACTACACTCGAAACACTCTTAACTCGGCCATTCTCCATTCTGGAAGCAGCCACTACGATGTACCCTACCCCGGTATCTGGAATGCTTTCCAATATGCAGAGGACCTCAAGGAAGCTATGCTGTCTCGCATCGCAGATTCTGTTTCGAACTGCGAAGAGTATGCTCGCAGAAAGACCGTGTATGGCGTCAATGCTATCAAGCAACTGGGTATCCTGCACGTTGGTGATGAGTTCCAGAATCTCCAATTCCGACCTGATGTTATGTTCCGACGCAAGCGAGATGCTCTTGCTCGCCAGGTCGATATTCCCACAGAACTGATCGACTTTGTCGACTGGACTACCTTGTTACAGCGACAGGAAAAGTTTGCTGGCACTGGTATGGCCCTTACAGTTGCCGGCGCCGTTGTGCCCCGGATGATTGGCATGAACACGTGGATGGACCAGGCTGTCACAGCAACTCGCATCTTGAGCAACGAGAACCTACGCCAGCTCATCATTCCTGGCATTCTCGTGGCTGGTAAGTGAACCATGTAACTTACAAGGATGAAAAGTCACTAACTGTTAATAGCTGTTGCTGCCTCTGCTTATGTTCTGCAGCAGATTCCCAACTCCCTGCCTCCTCGCCTTGCTACAAAGATCTCGACTCAGCTTGCTGAGTTGGATTATGTTCACTCCAACTCCTCTCGCATCTCCTCTTCCGTTCGCAAGGTCCTACGCATTCCGGCTGACAACCTTCGGGTCGGCCTTGACCAAAGCCTCAAGGACTTGAGCGCAAAGCGAGAGGAGActatcaaggtcaagggcgAGAGTGAGCGCGCCTCTCGCTATTTCCTGAACCTCATCCGCCAGAGCGATAGTGAGCGCGCCAGGGTTGAAGGTGTTGACCTTGAGACTCCGCCAGTTGGCAtgcattgatgatgaggctacGGAAATTTGGATGAACACGAGTTAGATGTTGACTGATGAGGTTCACGTTCACGTTTCGGATGCAGATGAAAACCAAAAAAGTACGGCGTTAATGGGCAGGGTCGTTCCATATGTAATGCGATGGAAGAACACGAGATGCTCCTGATTTTGTTTTGATATCAACTTCTCTCCTCATACCTTGTTAGCGAGTCATAGCAGTATGAATTAACTATTGATGCTTCAACCGCTCGATAGCTGTTCGTGGGCGATGCAATACGCCTTGCTAGTAAACACAACTTCACTAGAGTAGACACCTTTCTAATAGCTTATGCCTAAATGATAACGTCGATATTGATACCACATGCATTGGCCTCCTTGCCGTGTCATAACAACTCAGTCCGTGATGAATATTCTTGAACAAGTTGAGGATAAACTTGGTAACTGGACAATTGTAAGATGAGCATAGCAGGTCATGCGACTACTTTTATTTCCTCTCCCAGTTGTAAAGGTCTCAAAGTTTTCTGACGCTCTATAGTCGTGATAGCATGCAAGCTTCGAGCACCACAGCATGACACTCTCATGCAATAGAGATATCAGCTGTCAAACTCACCGTGTCCACATGATATCTCTCAACCTCTCTTTCTCCCGTTCGCCCCCAAATATTCCATCAATAGGCTGTCTGGAAAGCTTACATATAGCCTGGCGATCAAGACCAAAATGTTCCGCCACGAGTCTATATTCGTTAGATAGGGGGCTTCCGAACACGCCCACATCATCAGTCTATAATTATGATCAGTCTTTACTTTTCTCCCTTTGATGAACACAAGTTCAGTAACTTACGCTGAGTGAGATCTTGGGGCCGTTGACACCTCTCCAGTGCCCAAAGTGGTGGCCCTCGAAGCCGCCCAACACCATCCCGGCTCTGACATTGCAGCTCAGGCATAACTCGAGACACAGCCCTCTCTTTGCAATCTCCCTCTTGGTCTCTTCGTCCTCCCAAATCACATGTCCAAGCCTGCCTGGTTCCCAAGAGAGCAGCGTGTTTAACTCCTCTTTCGACCCACTCACCTCAGCTTCGGCAAAGTGTACCGTAATCCCTAAGCCTTTCTTTTTGGCCTCTAGGAACACAGGTGTGAAGACACTTATCTCGCCTGCTGGCCTCGCTGTTGGATCACCGCAGAGATCCAAGCCAACGACTCCCTGCTCACGGTATGTCAgagcaagctcaagggtgGAAGCAGCCTGCTCAGGGGTATGTCGTCGATCAACAGCGAGGATCAAGCGAGTGTGCAGTTGAGGGTTCTGAGACTCAAATGACGAGACCACATCAAGGAGAGTTGAGATGTACTGCTCTGCTGAGAGCTGAGGCGTGGTGCGTGGTGTTGttcgaagctcaagataaCAGACGCCATCATTAAGAAAGTCTTTCAATACAGATTTTGTTGTGTCTCGAACAGATTCCTCATCCGtgataaggttatatatgTAACTGCTGAAGAGCGGGAAGAATCTGTGAAGTGTAGTCAGCTTCCTGTTGCTTCCCATTGATGGAGGCAAGCCTGACGTTTGCAAATTGTAATCGTGTTTCCCTTCAGGCATGACGATCAGAGGATCTTCTAGGTCGGTGCTGCCTGTCTCCTTTTTACGTAGCCATACCTCATGGAGAGCGCGGCGGGAAATGCTCCCAGTCAAATGGGCGTGAAGCTTGTATATAGTCAGTATCAAAAACTGGATCGTGGGGTTCAAAAAACCTCTATCTTTGGCAGTCCGACGAAGTCCATGACTGGCTTTGTTTCGTTCTAGGTGACAGCTACTTATTCAGTGTTAGCTGGGAATATGCAGAGCTTCCAGTTAGTCTGTCGGGGTGCAATTGAGAGAATTGATACTTATCTGTCCATCACAATGCAAGTTAGTGTCAACCAGGATACCTACCCTGAACTTGATGGGGAAACTACTTTGTCACCACAATCATATTACGAGCGATATCTGGGTCGAACGAGCTGCTGTGACTCGAAACTTGTTTTCAATTTCATCACATTCCGTGACTTTCCCATTCATCGTTATCATCTCGAGCAATCCAAGGTACACGTAGAACAAGCTGTGGTTTATATCAAGCTCACACATAAGTCATCAATGCTACAGCTCTAATGTGACAAAATACATGTGAAACCGCCTTTCCTGGAGATGAGATCGCAGCCATTACCAACCCCATCTTATACTTTACACCGGCAACCATGCGCCGTGGATGCGATGCGCTTCTCGTTCCTCCCGGTCAAACCCAGTTGGATCCATCATAGGTCTTCATCGGCCATATACGCCGTAAACAATTATTGTACACATGGAAAGCCGCATTTTCCGGCCCAATAGTGACTGCGCCTAGCAACAAAAGGCACTGTCTAAGATATCCTCATACCCAGAAACGTAAGGTCAAGGTGTTTCGATTGCGTGACTCCAACATATTTGTTTACAGAGAAGGTTGGGCAGGCTTGCCATCGAGGGCGGCGCCAACTTGGTCAGCGGTGCTCTGTTCGGAGCCAACGGTCAAAAGCTCACTGCCGCTTTGTCGCATGTTGTACTCTTGTTCCATAGCAGTGAGCTGTTGATCCTCGGCGAAAGACAGAGCGAAGGGAACACCAAAGAACAGGGCAGAGGTGGTGAGCACCCAAGCGCCCTTGCCACTGAAAGAGAGAACGTTCCAGGCAGCGTTACCGATGGTGTTGGCCTTGCCGGAGATCCATGAGCGAGTAGTTGGGGGGACGATGTCGCGCAGGGCGTATAGTCGCTCAGCGAGAGTCTCTTCTGAAGGATCATAGTCGGACTCGTTGGAAATCTCGGAGTCTACGGGCGTTGTTAGCATGCACAATATTGCGATTAAAGGCGCGGGGTTGCTAATTACCAGTATCAGAGTagtcgtcatcgtcctcctcaacatcggGACCAGCCTGAGGGTGCTGGAAGTGCTCGTCCTCAACCTCGGTAAGAGTAACCATCTTGAATAGCTGAAGGTCTTGTGTATCGAGTAGTCGATTAATCAAGGTATTAagagttgttgaagagcagCCTTTGGTGGAGAAGGAATTGCCGAATAGTCGCAGCCCAAATCACAAGGCTTCTGAATATATCGGAATTGGTGGCAGAATCTGGTGAGATAACCGATGTTGACGAATCTCCGCCCGATAAGAAAATCTGTTCTCTCGGTGACTGGTTGATGAGTGGTGGGTTGGCGTTGACGTTGGGCGTCACGATGTCATGGGAGTAATTTTTCTTTGGAAGCTGCTTGAGTGCTCCACTCACAACACCCTGGTTTAGCCGATGAGTTCCGTCACCGGCGACTATCGTCACGTGCACCATCCATATAACATACAATGGCCATTAAGCTCTTACTGCAAAGTACAGGAGGAGCTTTGAGAATGCGAAATGGAACTGTTATCATTATTTGTAATGTAAGGATGTTGGATGAAGTATCTTCAAGGCATCTTCTGGAACAAATTCTAGCCCTTGGTCAGGAACATATTGTGAGTGTTTTGCAGTGAAGCTCCAAGATAATATGGAGTATTGATCTCTGCGTATCCCATCATGTTACGTCCATTCTACAGTAGAGGTGCGCTTCAGAACGGAGTGCTCGAATAGCTCCAGTTTTGGCCAACTCGTCGACACACATACTGGGTAGTGTCGACCACGGCAATGATCCTGCCGCAACCTATTGCAATCGTtcaatgctgatgatgatattg belongs to Fusarium musae strain F31 chromosome 9, whole genome shotgun sequence and includes:
- a CDS encoding hypothetical protein (EggNog:ENOG41~BUSCO:EOG09264T0J); translated protein: MNILEWAFGKRMTPAERLRKNQRMLDKAIRELDQMRVKLEKQEKTLIQQIKTSAKNGQMGACKIQAKDLVRTRRYVEKFYSMRSQLQKISLRLQTYRTNEQMMQAMKGATMALGSMNKSMNLPQLQRIAMEFERENDIMDQRQEMMDDAIDDAMDVGIEEEGDEVVEQVLEEIGVDFNQALGETPTALGTAAVPEGKIAQAVGGGGGGGGDPVDDDLQARLDSLRK
- a CDS encoding hypothetical protein (EggNog:ENOG41~BUSCO:EOG09260RGH), coding for MSQDYFSGNGKGKARLHQEPDSDGDNDHGYSDAPTSNHSSPPPTNSSSSRVQYMTVGNGMTSEHAARLQSMLDVDSGYGGSIAGDDRSMSSAAAWDMAMHHDRPASGAVHQMWYNAHRATLGRSINKVLELLQNLQEMNASWPAHYPSVQRARRDSSEYSSRPAFAHAHTGMEGKGSSSFRNPGLRRAMTTFEDGSAEPSRAAETRSTPEPRLVSPQIAQEFSILKLDLKLGALHQTELVHSLEKSSIASLLDGKISSSIKHLLALRERIEDTASKVLITGDLNAGKSTFCNALLRRKVLPEDQQPCTAIFCEVLDARENSGVEEVHAVHKNVPYDRNDESTYDVFSLKELENIVIDNETYTQCKIYVKDSRSIDESLLNNGVVDIALIDAPGLNSDTTKTTAIFARQEEIDVVVFVVSAANHFTQSAKEFIWAAAAEKAYIFIVVNGFDVIRDKKRCEKMVLDQVAGLSPRTHKESSELVHFVSSNAIPVGPSPPGGPGGSGSSSGGSGDPGDGDDKGKGKDLDKVRDFEALEQSLRRFVLEKRARSKLAPARTYLLNILNDVNTLANVNQEVAQSELERVTQELKELEPQLESSRRAKTEVSESVDANVEETCKDVYDYTRNTLNSAILHSGSSHYDVPYPGIWNAFQYAEDLKEAMLSRIADSVSNCEEYARRKTVYGVNAIKQLGILHVGDEFQNLQFRPDVMFRRKRDALARQVDIPTELIDFVDWTTLLQRQEKFAGTGMALTVAGAVVPRMIGMNTWMDQAVTATRILSNENLRQLIIPGILVAAVAASAYVLQQIPNSLPPRLATKISTQLAELDYVHSNSSRISSSVRKVLRIPADNLRVGLDQSLKDLSAKREETIKVKGESERASRYFLNLIRQSDSERARVEGVDLETPPVGMH
- a CDS encoding hypothetical protein (EggNog:ENOG41) — encoded protein: MGSNRKLTTLHRFFPLFSSYIYNLITDEESVRDTTKSVLKDFLNDGVCYLELRTTPRTTPQLSAEQYISTLLDVVSSFESQNPQLHTRLILAVDRRHTPEQAASTLELALTYREQGVVGLDLCGDPTARPAGEISVFTPVFLEAKKKGLGITVHFAEAEVSGSKEELNTLLSWEPGRLGHVIWEDEETKREIAKRGLCLELCLSCNVRAGMVLGGFEGHHFGHWRGVNGPKISLSVSY
- a CDS encoding hypothetical protein (EggNog:ENOG41) codes for the protein MVTLTEVEDEHFQHPQAGPDVEEDDDDYSDTDSEISNESDYDPSEETLAERLYALRDIVPPTTRSWISGKANTIGNAAWNVLSFSGKGAWVLTTSALFFGVPFALSFAEDQQLTAMEQEYNMRQSGSELLTVGSEQSTADQVGAALDGKPAQPSL